The Pieris rapae chromosome 13, ilPieRapa1.1, whole genome shotgun sequence genomic sequence CTTAAAAGAAGCAGCCTGTTTGTATCGGATAAGCTAGTTAAATTGCTGCACTTATGTCGcaacatttctttaatatttttgtgcaCATTGAAGCTATCATGTGTGTTGTGCAGTTCTTCCATGACTTATTTTTGAAATGCGTTTCACGAGCCTTAATTTCCTTTCGGATAAGATTATCGACCTCCATAAAGCGCAGAGGTCTATATTCTAGCTCAATCTCCGGTCTTCCATTAGCTGTATAATGAAATCACTCATCCATTCCTGCTTCTTTGTTGTtgctaaatgaataaattagaaatattactTCGATAATTGAagatatatgattaatttatacatattgtatacTGACAAGACAATTACTGACCAGTAAAGTAGGTAGTGTTATTCCAATTTCTAGGAGATTGTCTTtacatataactatttaactaatgtacttatacaaatattgaacattcaattttaaaacagtaagtGTAGAGTTTCTTGCTCATTCTtttccacacgaaactaccaTTTAGAAGGGGCAACtggaatcatctttatattttatttaactttcaaaagtgccattttaggtggtctaattagaataaatgatttgactttgactttcaTGAACAAAGTTTGATCATGATTCATGAGTCATGACTATTTCAAaagattatgtaatatttacctACACTTACACACAAGCTCAGCATTACGGGGCACGGAAGAAGATTCCACAGTTATCAAAAtgattagtaaatattacatagcttgatttttttgtaaattggcttttttaatataaaaaatgacttgataaatattttatcggcTAGGTGCTAATGATATGACATGCGATATTAGTACTTACTTGACTCGTCAGATcgtaggttttttttttcgtttcgtTTTTCGATCGTAGATTTttaggaggctcatctgaaaACCTACGATTATCATCATAacactgatgttaagtgataccgccgcccatggacagtctCAATGCCCGAGGGCTCGAGAGTGAGTCGCCGGCTTTTTacgaattggtacgctcttttcttgaagaaccctaagtcaaattggttcggaaataccattgtgggcagctggttctacatagtggtggtgcgcggcaaaaactgccttcaaaccctcagttgtggaacggcggacgtcgaggtgatatgggtggaatttcgtattctgcttCGATGTCCGATGATAAAACTCAACTGCAgatattaatccgaacaactcctccgAACACTCACTATGGTAAAtccggtagaagatgcagagagatcccatatctctacgcaacgccaaagtgTGAAGCCGCTCGGAGAGGGATtggtcataataattatttgttatttaattaagtttttcaaaAAGACAGAACTCTTGTCTATTTCTGATTTTATATCTTATCGCAATACTTGCCCACTTagatataatgataattaatcacaatattctaaatataatccccttacaaatatatactacAAATCTCTGATGACttgtatgtcatgtttgaACTAATTATTGACTGTCATTACATTCAATAATTATGGATAATATTgttggaaaataatttatcttatatctttaaacgagcaattcttatatatatatatgtaattggaatctcggaatcagctccaacgattttaatgaaattttgtatacggGGTGTtttgggggcgataaatcgatctagctaggaataatttctagaaaatttcATGTTACTCGTGTTCTATCACACTCATGACTTTTTcttcaaattaataactttaaaaaaaccagttcattttttttattattctgtcggcAAGAtcgaaaatattattcatatttcatcattttattagtatttaattcgtacttaaatataatttacaaaaaacacggtttattaaaataaaaaaataccgagcaaagctcggtcatccaggtcctatATACTAATATGCAGAGACTGATGGAGAGTTCTGATCGCTCTAGGGCCTAggctattttatattgatgtGCGCCaccttttttttcaaattcaataattaaaaaaaaccactatCTTTGTCCATTAGCGACGGCGCTGTAAGTTTTTGCTGGTGGAGTGGGGCgtacatttaactttttactcTTATACGTGCTGAAAAAGGCCTTTGTAGCTGCAGTTAACACTCATTTTTTTCATGTTATTGCGTGATTTACCGTCGATTTTTCATCTAATTTGGATACTAAATTCTCCCATCTTCTTGTTTTGTCTCGGTCTAGTTGAAATATGCAGGGGATGATGCATAGCATCTCGCGAAATCGCGATTTCAGCGCGCCCCCCTAGATCGTCACGCCCTAGGCTGCAGCCTAATTAGCCTAAGGGTTAATCAGGCCCTGTATATATGTGTACTCTTATGTTCGTGTATTGAACCAGACCGTTCAATAAACAGAATTATTGTGCAtactcaatttaaattatatgtttcttCTGTGATAATTAATTCTATCAAACCTAATTTCTACTAAATatcaataagtaattaatgtcTTTTTTGTGGTGACCTAGATATAGTGGCTTCACATGAAAAGTAGGAATCTATGAACTTTGTTTAGCTTAAGTTATGTGAGacattgttttcttttgaaagtgtttgtgtatttatgattcttaatattataaaaattaaataaagcttagcagaacaaattgaaaatttgaagctacttgtttaaaaaatatactgtaggtattaaatatacttttaacatcatcaataattatttagaaaatctaCAGATTAAGTAACAAGATCGTTAGATACAGTAACTAAAAAGATTTACTGAAATGTTAAGAGCAGCAAAGTCTCAATTCAAAggattgaataaatgaaaaaaactttgtcataatataagattaaatatattataagcctTATTATAGTCTAGTCAGTTATATAACATAGTCTGGATCAGCCAATTCCTCTTCCCAACTGATTGCAGTCTTGTCCTTCCAAACATACTGCCCTTTAATAGACTCTGGAGCATCTAATGCTAAGTAAACCGGAGCAACTGCCGCTTCATCAATAGTTAGCCTTCCCTTATGTAAAGTCATATCAGTGGCTGCATAGCCAGGGTTCACTGCATTTACTATGATatctgaaaaattaaatatttaaaagtaagtaaGAAAATAACAACATCATGGAAACAACAACAGgagaacaaaaatttaaaaatgggaCTGTGTATTCATATATACATAcgacattttatttcattacatacatattgttAAAGTCATGTGTAGTTTATGTGTTTACATGTTTAtggcataaaaaaataccttattaatgttaaacttGACTAACTTAAATAGAGAATAAATTACCTCTATCAGCATACATTCTTTGTTGAATCTTGGACAATGCTGTTATAGCAACCTTAGCAACAGCATAGCTTGAATTTCCCCAGTCTGCTGCTTGATTACCTTGTTTTGCTGCTTCAATATATTCTTGCATCAAGCCAGACAAACCTTCTATAGTTAGATTAGGGTCCTTAAACCGATTCCTCAACTTCTCACTCTTGATTTTAAGCAAATGCCCACAAGAACTTGTTATGTTAACTACTCTGGCACCATTGCGTAAAATTGGAAAGAGTATTTGGCAAGTCGATAGAACAGAGtagtaattaacaaataaagtttGTTCTGCCTGAACTATGACAGGTTCCGGAGCATTAACTTTAAAAGCAATAGCAGCATTGTTCACTAGAATATCTAAACCaccataattttcttttaaataatcacgGAATTTTTCAACACTCTTAGGGTCTGTGATGTCCAGTTGATGGTATTTTGGATGCAGGCCTTCTTTGTTAAGTTCAGCAACTGCATTCTGACCCCGACCTAAATCTCTAGAGGTAAGGAAAACGTCACCGTCAAATCTCTTACATAGAGCTCGTACAATGGCAAATCCGATTCCTTTATTTGATCCGGTAACAACGGCTACTTTAGTTGCcatttttctgaaaaaaaaaataataaaaaagtcaaattaagaataatatttatttttattacacccGACAAAGCACCTGATTACTTATTTCgacagtttataaaaataataaatgagcCTTCTCAatcttaacttaatattatttatcaataagaaCTAAGAAAGCCTAAAGCTTTTAAAGTTCTATTCAAATGTTCAGAAATGTTCTTAAtcttattatatgttattgtCAAATGATatcatacttattattattatacacgaCCACAGTTGTCAAATGTGTAAACTAGATCTTGATTCTTGTGAAGAAATTGAATTACTCTGTTGATCACTTGTCAcactttaatttcttttgtaaaatttaaacttcacAAGTtaccatataaataaactttttagaattttttacgATCGCTCACTAGTCACTTGTGCGCGTGCagcttgttttatatatttttgtctacTTCGATAAGATCCTCCCC encodes the following:
- the LOC111001155 gene encoding carbonyl reductase [NADPH] 1-like, coding for MATKVAVVTGSNKGIGFAIVRALCKRFDGDVFLTSRDLGRGQNAVAELNKEGLHPKYHQLDITDPKSVEKFRDYLKENYGGLDILVNNAAIAFKVNAPEPVIVQAEQTLFVNYYSVLSTCQILFPILRNGARVVNITSSCGHLLKIKSEKLRNRFKDPNLTIEGLSGLMQEYIEAAKQGNQAADWGNSSYAVAKVAITALSKIQQRMYADRDIIVNAVNPGYAATDMTLHKGRLTIDEAAVAPVYLALDAPESIKGQYVWKDKTAISWEEELADPDYVI